The following are encoded together in the Culex pipiens pallens isolate TS chromosome 1, TS_CPP_V2, whole genome shotgun sequence genome:
- the LOC120426234 gene encoding uncharacterized protein LOC120426234 gives MTSDGMTVRVKTILVIAMVLCCFDFVKGGCLSYGHSCWGAHGKRSGPPLARRPLPRTIPAGPIGPPDGWSALERMKPPEAGSFVAGSKAYYPPLGRLFQFPPAAVLDLLGSSENDIDSTEPEDTDYGGPQPNRNVMSLGDRFQRLQREQRRKAALYETASSGTDTSSSGNSSSGNADDANDIGQALVDEAKNSEDMTEKDVNFGRLLNGNHRHRKYDRA, from the exons atgactAGTGATGGGATGACTGTCAGAGTGAAAACTATCCTCGTGATCGCGATGGTACTGTGctgttttgattttgttaaag GAGGCTGCCTCAGCTACGGCCACTCCTGCTGGGGAGCCCACGGCAAACGGTCCGGTCCGCCGCTAGCGAGACGACCCCTTCCGAGAACCATTCCGGCCGGTCCGATCGGACCTCCGGACGGTTGGAGTGCGCTCGAACGGATGAAGCCACCGGAAGCTGG GTCTTTCGTTGCcggaagcaaggcctactaccCACCGTTGGGACGGTTATTCCAGTTCCCACCGGCAGCTGTGCTAGACTTGCTGGGATCCAGCGAAAATGATATTGA CTCCACCGAGCCCGAGGACACCGACTATGGTGGACCGCAGCCAAACCGCAACGTGATGTCCCTCGGAGACCGTTTCCAGCGGCTCCAGCGGGAACAGCGTCGCAAGGCGGCCCTTTACGAAACCGCAAGCTCCGGAACAGACACCAGCAGCAGtggcaacagcagcagcggcaacGCGGACGATGCCAACGACATTGGCCAGGCTCTGGTGGATGAGGCCAAAAACTCCGAAGATATGACGGAAAAGGACGTAAACTTTGGACGACTTTTGAACGGCAACCACCGCCACCGGAAGTACGACCGGGCGTAA
- the LOC128092579 gene encoding uncharacterized protein LOC128092579: MLGKTWGLKPKLAFWSYTTIARPRVTYASTVWWPKTEQKTCQSKLTKLQRLACLSVTSAMKTTPTAAMEAMLCILPLHLHVKQEAALGALRLQRCNNWVEGDGTGHSRIVKAFDISPLATSVSDCMEVIETNRQMWSNGGPTLPEGTIRFFTDGSKMGTSTGAGVFGPRTRETISMGKWPTVFQAEVYAIHICARTCIMRNYRHAKIGIFSDSQAALLALKSSKCESKLVWECVASLRELASRHNRVMLFWVPGHCGIEGNEMADELARQGSSNIFVGPEPFLGISKSAVKQEITNWGQSQIASIWGEMRGLRQAKTFITPSPSIARKLLGLNRRELRILAGLLTGHCPARYYLHKIGRWPNNLCRFCLTELESSAHLLCFCGALVSRRLRFFGSHLLTPYDVWHHTHPKKVIQFIDCIAPNWDKPCLQNNPSSSDPMDTSNL, translated from the exons ATGCTCGGCAAAACCTGGGGACTTAAACCGAAACTTGCATTCTGGTCTTACACCACCATCGCTCGACCTAGGGTAACCTATGCGTCGACCGTTTGGTGGCCGAAGACTGAACAGAAGACATGTCAGTCGAAGCTGACCAAGCTCCAACGACTGGCATGTCTCTCTGTAACGAGTGCAATGAAAACAACCCCCACCGCGGCCATGGAAGCCATGCTATGCATTCTGCCTTTACATTTACATGTGAAGCAGGAGGCAGCGCTTGGCGCTCTACGACTACAACGGTGTAACAACTGGGTGGAAGGAGATGGAACGGGTCACTCGCGGATCGTGAAGGCTTTTGACATTTCCCCCCTTGCAACTTCAGTCTCGGACTGCATGGAG GTGATTGAAACAAATCGCCAAATGTGGAGTAATGGAGGACCTACACTTCCAGAAGGAACTATTCGTTTCTTTACGGATGGTTCAAAAATGGGCACTTCTACTGGAGCTGGAGTCTTCGGTCCTCGAACCAGGGAAACCATATCTATGGGAAAGTGGCCTACCGTTTTTCAAGCAGAAGTGTATGCCATACACATCTGTGCGAGGACGTGTATTATGAGAAATTAtagacacgcaaaaatcggtattttctcggatagccaagctgcactattggcattaaaatcctctaaatgcgAATCCAAACTTGTTTGGGAGTGCGTCGCTTCCCTCAGGGAACTTGCTTCTCGGCATAACAGAGTCATGTTGTTTTGGGTCCCAGGGCACTGCGGCATTGAAGGCAACGAAATGGCTGATGAACTTGCCAGACAAGGCTCATCAAACATCTTCGTGGGTCCCGAGCCGTTCCTTGGAATCTCAAAAAGTGCCGTGAAGCAAGAAATAACTAATTGGGGACAATCGCAAATCGCTTCAATCTGGGGCGAGATGCGAGGATTGAGACAAGCTAAAACTTTTATCACTCCAAGTCCTTCAATTGCCAGGAAACTTCTTGGCTTAAACCGTAGGGAACTACGAATACTCGCAGGGCTTCTAACAGGACATTGTCCTGCCAGATATTacctgcacaaaatcggcaggtggcctaacaacctctgtcgtttttgtttaactgagctggaaagctcggcacatttactctgcttctgcggagcacttgtgtctcgaaggctgcggttctttggatcgcaccttcttacgccgtacgatgtatggcaccacacccatcccaagaaggtcatacagttcatcgactgtattgcgccgaattgggataaaccatgtctgcaaaataacccctcgtcttccgatccaatggatacgagtaatttgtag